One stretch of Natronobacterium texcoconense DNA includes these proteins:
- a CDS encoding asparaginase: MPTVRILSTGGTIASTGDDSSDGESGKTPSVAGDELVEAVPELADYADVEAEEICQLSGFQMDEPNATAVVDAIEDAEDIDGIVVTHGTDTMAEAAYYRDVVGERDLPVVYTGAQRPFDQLGTDGPANLVTAVRAVTHEQFRDAGGTYLAFNDHVHAARWVVKSHTSKLETFESPTAGPIAELTPNGLRFLREPGSYTEPIPGARLDPDVRVEIVTNALGVDGRQVDRALEDDVDGFVLAGTGLGNATSDLGAALERAVEDGVPVVQTSRCHDGATAGLYGGPGGGATLLEAGAVSGGDLPPWKARLRTALALSLTDEGESGTALERVEAAFEDVAPFGRS; the protein is encoded by the coding sequence ATGCCGACCGTCCGCATCCTGAGCACCGGTGGAACGATCGCGAGTACGGGAGACGACTCGAGCGACGGCGAATCGGGAAAAACCCCCTCGGTCGCGGGAGACGAACTCGTCGAGGCCGTTCCCGAACTCGCCGACTACGCGGACGTCGAGGCCGAAGAGATCTGTCAGCTCTCCGGGTTCCAGATGGACGAGCCGAACGCGACGGCGGTCGTCGATGCAATCGAGGACGCCGAGGACATCGACGGAATCGTCGTCACCCACGGGACCGACACGATGGCCGAGGCAGCCTACTACCGCGACGTCGTCGGCGAACGCGACCTGCCGGTCGTCTACACCGGCGCGCAGCGACCGTTCGACCAGCTCGGCACCGATGGCCCAGCCAATCTCGTCACTGCAGTCCGAGCCGTTACACACGAGCAGTTCCGTGATGCCGGCGGCACCTACCTCGCGTTCAACGATCACGTCCATGCCGCCCGCTGGGTCGTCAAGAGTCACACGAGCAAACTCGAGACGTTCGAGTCCCCGACCGCAGGCCCGATCGCCGAACTGACCCCGAACGGCCTTCGATTCCTTCGAGAACCGGGCAGCTACACGGAACCGATCCCCGGCGCTCGTCTCGACCCCGACGTCCGCGTCGAAATCGTCACGAACGCCCTGGGCGTCGACGGTCGGCAGGTCGACCGCGCACTCGAGGACGATGTCGACGGCTTCGTTCTCGCTGGAACCGGGCTGGGGAACGCGACTTCCGATCTCGGCGCAGCGCTCGAACGAGCGGTCGAGGACGGGGTTCCGGTGGTCCAGACCTCGCGGTGTCACGACGGGGCGACCGCTGGACTCTACGGCGGCCCCGGCGGTGGAGCGACGCTACTCGAGGCTGGTGCGGTCTCCGGCGGCGACCTCCCGCCCTGGAAAGCACGGCTGCGAACCGCGCTCGCACTCTCCCTCACAGACGAGGGAGAGTCGGGAACGGCCCTCGAGCGAGTCGAGGCCGCGTTCGAAGACGTCGCCCCCTTCGGACGGTCGTAG
- the hemB gene encoding porphobilinogen synthase, with translation MDLTHRPRRLRQDGVRGLVSETSLEPTDLIAPVFVDATADERVAIESMPGHERVPLEEAVSRVEEVLETGVEAVMLFGIPESKDADGSRAWAEDGVIQEATRRITAETDAYVVTDVCLCEYTEHGHCGTLEDGLDSHDAEPTTTVDNDATLESLERIAISHAEAGADMVAPSGMMDGMVGAIRSALDREGYEHVPIMSYAAKYESAFYGPFRDAADGAPAFGNRRHYQMDPANAREAMREVRLDAEQGADVLMVKPALPYLDIVRDLRREFDHPVAAYNVSGEYAMLHAAAEKGWLDLEAVALESLLSIKRAGADLILTYFAEDVATRL, from the coding sequence ATGGATCTCACACATCGTCCGCGACGGCTCCGACAGGACGGCGTTCGCGGGCTCGTCAGCGAGACGAGCCTCGAGCCGACGGATCTCATCGCCCCGGTGTTCGTCGACGCGACGGCCGACGAGCGAGTCGCGATCGAGTCGATGCCCGGCCACGAGCGCGTGCCACTCGAGGAAGCTGTTTCCCGCGTCGAGGAAGTCCTCGAGACCGGAGTCGAGGCCGTGATGCTGTTCGGGATTCCGGAATCGAAAGACGCCGACGGAAGCCGTGCCTGGGCCGAGGACGGCGTGATCCAGGAGGCGACCCGTCGTATCACCGCCGAGACCGACGCCTACGTCGTCACCGACGTCTGTCTCTGCGAGTACACCGAACACGGTCACTGTGGGACGCTCGAGGACGGACTTGACTCCCACGACGCAGAGCCAACGACGACCGTCGACAACGACGCCACCCTCGAGAGCCTCGAGCGGATCGCCATCTCTCACGCCGAGGCGGGCGCGGACATGGTCGCGCCGAGCGGGATGATGGACGGGATGGTCGGAGCGATCCGATCGGCACTCGACCGCGAGGGGTACGAGCACGTCCCGATCATGAGCTACGCCGCCAAGTACGAGAGCGCGTTCTACGGCCCGTTCCGGGACGCCGCCGACGGCGCGCCCGCCTTCGGAAATCGGCGTCACTACCAGATGGATCCCGCGAACGCACGCGAGGCGATGCGCGAGGTCCGACTCGACGCCGAACAGGGCGCGGACGTGCTGATGGTCAAACCCGCGCTGCCGTATCTGGATATCGTGCGCGACCTCCGCCGAGAGTTCGACCACCCCGTCGCCGCCTACAACGTCTCCGGCGAGTACGCCATGCTCCACGCCGCCGCCGAGAAGGGCTGGCTCGACCTCGAGGCAGTCGCACTCGAGTCCCTTTTGTCGATCAAACGTGCGGGCGCGGACCTGATCCTCACGTACTTCGCCGAGGACGTGGCGACGCGGCTGTAG